A single genomic interval of Daucus carota subsp. sativus chromosome 1, DH1 v3.0, whole genome shotgun sequence harbors:
- the LOC108202467 gene encoding uncharacterized protein LOC108202467 isoform X2, whose translation MRRGNNLSNRSAFRRDTRGDRKRKFPDARSHQMQNVRPSACSEQRERVEDSRSDGAKTSEFAYFKKLKREAARGELRSRDREKMQFTDVESNHYGREKRVKLQPMFNEPKSSVPIGTKRSGDQPCLTPPVRAPKSSEINNMVETSDKDIILPLLNEKVTIPSNHNHWPSFSRSYPNNTGVQHCDKGIFGLKRQRLLQWVSGTLHKEIDELSSEGLVSMLLNRLFPEDNKENRDWEPKYSQADISARDQSPWIPNDDDNTQHSRGHYGMLKYHLMESEDAAYEDYSFTQNLYESCRDVVLPDLETGGGDSPLTSYPVKSYSSCINMKPYHKIDAPITENFFPESNSARNQLPLLPRDNIHPMGHWRKHTNHLEFENAGYQDYGFTRYMSESHCDVILPELDNVNADFPSTTYPIKTYFPCTYVKSDPYRDASFTKSLFQESNPCFQLQLENYGSIALANHPKNFDTCTDTNDSLIEREPHALLLGWDHSSEKDEQDLSISFYNRNVNLLAHSGDSDHWQSHHTEDENALSSSSLVSSYFLNCNSLAPPSSTNFRSTSNSGRYFEYEDCLYAKLDHFPVPFSCDLDSLKYLYGPSEDFSMNNHSGFRSDVLSSQDHFWNLNKVICENSFHDQESLFFSTRLDRELGEKHLTVSDYSTENQLSLLHAYQNPQHVGPSACFVEEDKECFLYEPSCTSDYPDSLNFQDLSALNIERARDTRVSLQRHRTSCGFPILESYHTEADEDNECEFE comes from the exons ATGAGGCGAGGCAACAATTTATCAAACAGGTCTGCTTTTCGTAGAG ATACAAGGGGGGACAGGAAAAGGAAATTTCCCGATGCTAGAAGTCATCAAATGCAAAACGTTAGGCCAAGTGCGTGTTCTGAACAACGTGAGCGAGTAGAGGATTCAAGAT CTGATGGTGCTAAAACTTCTGAGTTTGCGTATTTCAAAAAACTAAAGAGGGAAGCAGCTCGAGGTGAATTGCGTTCTAGGGATAGAGAGAAGATGCAGTTCACGGATGTGGAGTCGAACCATTATGGAAGAG AGAAAAGAGTGAAGCTACAACCAATGTTTAATGAACCGAAGTCGTCAGTTCCAATTGGAACTAAAAGATCTGGCGATCAGCCTTGCTTAACACCTCCTGTTCGTGCACCAAAGAGCTCTG AGATAAACAACATGGTAGAAACTAGCGACAAAGACATTATTTTACCGTTGCTGAACGAAAAGGTTACTATACCAAGTAACCACAATCATTGGCCCTCATTTTCACGGAGTTACCCAAATAATACAG GAGTGCAGCATTGTGACAAAGGAATCTTTGGCTTAAAGAGGCAAAGATTACTTCAGTGGGTTTCTGGTACTTTACATAAGGAAATTGACGAGCTCTCTTCAGAGGG TTTGGTCTCTATGCTCCTCAATCGCCTGTTTCCTGAAGACAATAAAGAGAAT CGTGATTGGGAGCCAAAATATAGTCAAGCAGATATTAGTGCCCGGGATCAGTCACCTTGGATTCCCAATGATGATGATAATACACAACATTCCAGGGGACACTATGGGATGCTTAAATACCACTTAATGGAATCTGAAGATGCTGCGTATGAAGATTATTCTTTCACACAAAATTTGTATGAAAGTTGCAGAGATGTGGTTCTCCCAGATTTGGAAACTGGGGGTGGAGACTCTCCTTTGACATCTTACCCCGTTAAGTCTTATTCTTCCTGCATTAATATGAAACCTTACCATAAAATAGATGCCCCTATTACCGAGAACTTTTTCCCTGAAAGTAATAGTGCCCGAAATCAGTTACCTTTGTTACCTCGTGATAATATACATCCAATGGGACATTGGCGGAAGCATACAAATCACTTGGAATTTGAAAATGCTGGGTACCAGGATTATGGTTTCACACGATATATGTCTGAAAGCCACTGTGATGTGATTCTACCGGAATTGGATAATGTTAATGCAGACTTTCCTTCAACTACTTACCCCATTAAAACTTATTTTCCTTGCACATATGTGAAATCTGACCCTTATAGAGACGCCTCATTTACCAAGAGCTTGTTCCAAGAAAGCAATCCATGTTTTCAGTTGCAACTAGAAAATTATGGATCGATTGCCTTGGCAAACCATCCCAAGAACTTCGACACATGCACTGATACAAATGATTCTCTAATTGAGAGAGAACCACATGCTCTTCTATTAGGTTGGGATCATAGCAGTGAAAAAGATGAACAAGATTTATCGATTTCGTTTTACAATAGAAATGTGAATTTATTGGCACATTCTGGGGACAGTGATCACTGGCAGAGTCATCATACGGAAGATGAGAATGCATTGTCTTCATCTTCTTTGGTTTCAAGTTATTTCTTAAACTGCAATTCATTAGCGCCACCCAGTTCAACAAACTTTCGCTCCACTAGCAATTCTGGGAGATACTTTGAATATGAGGATTGTCTTTACGCAAAGCTCGACCATTTTCCAGTACCATTCTCGTGTGATTTAGACTCACTAAAGTATCTTTATGGTCCATCGGAGGATTTCTCAATGAACAATCACTCAGGATTCAGAAGTGATGTATTATCCTCCCAAGACCACTTTTGGAATCTGAACAAAGTTATCTGTGAAAACAGTTTTCATGATCAGGAGTCCCTCTTCTTTTCAACAAGGCTAGACCGAGAGCTGGGAGAGAAGCACTTAACGGTAAGTGATTACTCTACCGAAAATCAGTTATCTTTGCTCCATGCTTATCAAAATCCCCAGCATGTTGGACCTTCCGCATGCTTTGTTGAAGAGGATAAGGAGTGTTTTCTATACGAGCCAAGCTGCACCAGTGATTACCCTGATAGCCTTAACTTTCAAGACTTGTCCGCCCTTAATATTGAGAGAGCTCGTGACACCAGGGTTTCTTTACAGAGGCATAGAACAAGTTGCGGATTTCCTATCCTTGAAAGCTATCATACAGAAGCTGATGAAGACAATGAATGCGAATTTGAGTAA
- the LOC108202467 gene encoding uncharacterized protein LOC108202467 isoform X1, which translates to MRRGNNLSNRSAFRRDTRGDRKRKFPDARSHQMQNVRPSACSEQRERVEDSRSDGAKTSEFAYFKKLKREAARGELRSRDREKMQFTDVESNHYGREKRVKLQPMFNEPKSSVPIGTKRSGDQPCLTPPVRAPKSSEINNMVETSDKDIILPLLNEKVTIPSNHNHWPSFSRSYPNNTGVQHCDKGIFGLKRQRLLQWVSGTLHKEIDELSSEGFSLVSMLLNRLFPEDNKENRDWEPKYSQADISARDQSPWIPNDDDNTQHSRGHYGMLKYHLMESEDAAYEDYSFTQNLYESCRDVVLPDLETGGGDSPLTSYPVKSYSSCINMKPYHKIDAPITENFFPESNSARNQLPLLPRDNIHPMGHWRKHTNHLEFENAGYQDYGFTRYMSESHCDVILPELDNVNADFPSTTYPIKTYFPCTYVKSDPYRDASFTKSLFQESNPCFQLQLENYGSIALANHPKNFDTCTDTNDSLIEREPHALLLGWDHSSEKDEQDLSISFYNRNVNLLAHSGDSDHWQSHHTEDENALSSSSLVSSYFLNCNSLAPPSSTNFRSTSNSGRYFEYEDCLYAKLDHFPVPFSCDLDSLKYLYGPSEDFSMNNHSGFRSDVLSSQDHFWNLNKVICENSFHDQESLFFSTRLDRELGEKHLTVSDYSTENQLSLLHAYQNPQHVGPSACFVEEDKECFLYEPSCTSDYPDSLNFQDLSALNIERARDTRVSLQRHRTSCGFPILESYHTEADEDNECEFE; encoded by the exons ATGAGGCGAGGCAACAATTTATCAAACAGGTCTGCTTTTCGTAGAG ATACAAGGGGGGACAGGAAAAGGAAATTTCCCGATGCTAGAAGTCATCAAATGCAAAACGTTAGGCCAAGTGCGTGTTCTGAACAACGTGAGCGAGTAGAGGATTCAAGAT CTGATGGTGCTAAAACTTCTGAGTTTGCGTATTTCAAAAAACTAAAGAGGGAAGCAGCTCGAGGTGAATTGCGTTCTAGGGATAGAGAGAAGATGCAGTTCACGGATGTGGAGTCGAACCATTATGGAAGAG AGAAAAGAGTGAAGCTACAACCAATGTTTAATGAACCGAAGTCGTCAGTTCCAATTGGAACTAAAAGATCTGGCGATCAGCCTTGCTTAACACCTCCTGTTCGTGCACCAAAGAGCTCTG AGATAAACAACATGGTAGAAACTAGCGACAAAGACATTATTTTACCGTTGCTGAACGAAAAGGTTACTATACCAAGTAACCACAATCATTGGCCCTCATTTTCACGGAGTTACCCAAATAATACAG GAGTGCAGCATTGTGACAAAGGAATCTTTGGCTTAAAGAGGCAAAGATTACTTCAGTGGGTTTCTGGTACTTTACATAAGGAAATTGACGAGCTCTCTTCAGAGGG GTTCAGTTTGGTCTCTATGCTCCTCAATCGCCTGTTTCCTGAAGACAATAAAGAGAAT CGTGATTGGGAGCCAAAATATAGTCAAGCAGATATTAGTGCCCGGGATCAGTCACCTTGGATTCCCAATGATGATGATAATACACAACATTCCAGGGGACACTATGGGATGCTTAAATACCACTTAATGGAATCTGAAGATGCTGCGTATGAAGATTATTCTTTCACACAAAATTTGTATGAAAGTTGCAGAGATGTGGTTCTCCCAGATTTGGAAACTGGGGGTGGAGACTCTCCTTTGACATCTTACCCCGTTAAGTCTTATTCTTCCTGCATTAATATGAAACCTTACCATAAAATAGATGCCCCTATTACCGAGAACTTTTTCCCTGAAAGTAATAGTGCCCGAAATCAGTTACCTTTGTTACCTCGTGATAATATACATCCAATGGGACATTGGCGGAAGCATACAAATCACTTGGAATTTGAAAATGCTGGGTACCAGGATTATGGTTTCACACGATATATGTCTGAAAGCCACTGTGATGTGATTCTACCGGAATTGGATAATGTTAATGCAGACTTTCCTTCAACTACTTACCCCATTAAAACTTATTTTCCTTGCACATATGTGAAATCTGACCCTTATAGAGACGCCTCATTTACCAAGAGCTTGTTCCAAGAAAGCAATCCATGTTTTCAGTTGCAACTAGAAAATTATGGATCGATTGCCTTGGCAAACCATCCCAAGAACTTCGACACATGCACTGATACAAATGATTCTCTAATTGAGAGAGAACCACATGCTCTTCTATTAGGTTGGGATCATAGCAGTGAAAAAGATGAACAAGATTTATCGATTTCGTTTTACAATAGAAATGTGAATTTATTGGCACATTCTGGGGACAGTGATCACTGGCAGAGTCATCATACGGAAGATGAGAATGCATTGTCTTCATCTTCTTTGGTTTCAAGTTATTTCTTAAACTGCAATTCATTAGCGCCACCCAGTTCAACAAACTTTCGCTCCACTAGCAATTCTGGGAGATACTTTGAATATGAGGATTGTCTTTACGCAAAGCTCGACCATTTTCCAGTACCATTCTCGTGTGATTTAGACTCACTAAAGTATCTTTATGGTCCATCGGAGGATTTCTCAATGAACAATCACTCAGGATTCAGAAGTGATGTATTATCCTCCCAAGACCACTTTTGGAATCTGAACAAAGTTATCTGTGAAAACAGTTTTCATGATCAGGAGTCCCTCTTCTTTTCAACAAGGCTAGACCGAGAGCTGGGAGAGAAGCACTTAACGGTAAGTGATTACTCTACCGAAAATCAGTTATCTTTGCTCCATGCTTATCAAAATCCCCAGCATGTTGGACCTTCCGCATGCTTTGTTGAAGAGGATAAGGAGTGTTTTCTATACGAGCCAAGCTGCACCAGTGATTACCCTGATAGCCTTAACTTTCAAGACTTGTCCGCCCTTAATATTGAGAGAGCTCGTGACACCAGGGTTTCTTTACAGAGGCATAGAACAAGTTGCGGATTTCCTATCCTTGAAAGCTATCATACAGAAGCTGATGAAGACAATGAATGCGAATTTGAGTAA
- the LOC108202467 gene encoding uncharacterized protein LOC108202467 isoform X3 — protein MQNVRPSACSEQRERVEDSRSDGAKTSEFAYFKKLKREAARGELRSRDREKMQFTDVESNHYGREKRVKLQPMFNEPKSSVPIGTKRSGDQPCLTPPVRAPKSSEINNMVETSDKDIILPLLNEKVTIPSNHNHWPSFSRSYPNNTGVQHCDKGIFGLKRQRLLQWVSGTLHKEIDELSSEGFSLVSMLLNRLFPEDNKENRDWEPKYSQADISARDQSPWIPNDDDNTQHSRGHYGMLKYHLMESEDAAYEDYSFTQNLYESCRDVVLPDLETGGGDSPLTSYPVKSYSSCINMKPYHKIDAPITENFFPESNSARNQLPLLPRDNIHPMGHWRKHTNHLEFENAGYQDYGFTRYMSESHCDVILPELDNVNADFPSTTYPIKTYFPCTYVKSDPYRDASFTKSLFQESNPCFQLQLENYGSIALANHPKNFDTCTDTNDSLIEREPHALLLGWDHSSEKDEQDLSISFYNRNVNLLAHSGDSDHWQSHHTEDENALSSSSLVSSYFLNCNSLAPPSSTNFRSTSNSGRYFEYEDCLYAKLDHFPVPFSCDLDSLKYLYGPSEDFSMNNHSGFRSDVLSSQDHFWNLNKVICENSFHDQESLFFSTRLDRELGEKHLTVSDYSTENQLSLLHAYQNPQHVGPSACFVEEDKECFLYEPSCTSDYPDSLNFQDLSALNIERARDTRVSLQRHRTSCGFPILESYHTEADEDNECEFE, from the exons ATGCAAAACGTTAGGCCAAGTGCGTGTTCTGAACAACGTGAGCGAGTAGAGGATTCAAGAT CTGATGGTGCTAAAACTTCTGAGTTTGCGTATTTCAAAAAACTAAAGAGGGAAGCAGCTCGAGGTGAATTGCGTTCTAGGGATAGAGAGAAGATGCAGTTCACGGATGTGGAGTCGAACCATTATGGAAGAG AGAAAAGAGTGAAGCTACAACCAATGTTTAATGAACCGAAGTCGTCAGTTCCAATTGGAACTAAAAGATCTGGCGATCAGCCTTGCTTAACACCTCCTGTTCGTGCACCAAAGAGCTCTG AGATAAACAACATGGTAGAAACTAGCGACAAAGACATTATTTTACCGTTGCTGAACGAAAAGGTTACTATACCAAGTAACCACAATCATTGGCCCTCATTTTCACGGAGTTACCCAAATAATACAG GAGTGCAGCATTGTGACAAAGGAATCTTTGGCTTAAAGAGGCAAAGATTACTTCAGTGGGTTTCTGGTACTTTACATAAGGAAATTGACGAGCTCTCTTCAGAGGG GTTCAGTTTGGTCTCTATGCTCCTCAATCGCCTGTTTCCTGAAGACAATAAAGAGAAT CGTGATTGGGAGCCAAAATATAGTCAAGCAGATATTAGTGCCCGGGATCAGTCACCTTGGATTCCCAATGATGATGATAATACACAACATTCCAGGGGACACTATGGGATGCTTAAATACCACTTAATGGAATCTGAAGATGCTGCGTATGAAGATTATTCTTTCACACAAAATTTGTATGAAAGTTGCAGAGATGTGGTTCTCCCAGATTTGGAAACTGGGGGTGGAGACTCTCCTTTGACATCTTACCCCGTTAAGTCTTATTCTTCCTGCATTAATATGAAACCTTACCATAAAATAGATGCCCCTATTACCGAGAACTTTTTCCCTGAAAGTAATAGTGCCCGAAATCAGTTACCTTTGTTACCTCGTGATAATATACATCCAATGGGACATTGGCGGAAGCATACAAATCACTTGGAATTTGAAAATGCTGGGTACCAGGATTATGGTTTCACACGATATATGTCTGAAAGCCACTGTGATGTGATTCTACCGGAATTGGATAATGTTAATGCAGACTTTCCTTCAACTACTTACCCCATTAAAACTTATTTTCCTTGCACATATGTGAAATCTGACCCTTATAGAGACGCCTCATTTACCAAGAGCTTGTTCCAAGAAAGCAATCCATGTTTTCAGTTGCAACTAGAAAATTATGGATCGATTGCCTTGGCAAACCATCCCAAGAACTTCGACACATGCACTGATACAAATGATTCTCTAATTGAGAGAGAACCACATGCTCTTCTATTAGGTTGGGATCATAGCAGTGAAAAAGATGAACAAGATTTATCGATTTCGTTTTACAATAGAAATGTGAATTTATTGGCACATTCTGGGGACAGTGATCACTGGCAGAGTCATCATACGGAAGATGAGAATGCATTGTCTTCATCTTCTTTGGTTTCAAGTTATTTCTTAAACTGCAATTCATTAGCGCCACCCAGTTCAACAAACTTTCGCTCCACTAGCAATTCTGGGAGATACTTTGAATATGAGGATTGTCTTTACGCAAAGCTCGACCATTTTCCAGTACCATTCTCGTGTGATTTAGACTCACTAAAGTATCTTTATGGTCCATCGGAGGATTTCTCAATGAACAATCACTCAGGATTCAGAAGTGATGTATTATCCTCCCAAGACCACTTTTGGAATCTGAACAAAGTTATCTGTGAAAACAGTTTTCATGATCAGGAGTCCCTCTTCTTTTCAACAAGGCTAGACCGAGAGCTGGGAGAGAAGCACTTAACGGTAAGTGATTACTCTACCGAAAATCAGTTATCTTTGCTCCATGCTTATCAAAATCCCCAGCATGTTGGACCTTCCGCATGCTTTGTTGAAGAGGATAAGGAGTGTTTTCTATACGAGCCAAGCTGCACCAGTGATTACCCTGATAGCCTTAACTTTCAAGACTTGTCCGCCCTTAATATTGAGAGAGCTCGTGACACCAGGGTTTCTTTACAGAGGCATAGAACAAGTTGCGGATTTCCTATCCTTGAAAGCTATCATACAGAAGCTGATGAAGACAATGAATGCGAATTTGAGTAA